The genomic region GTCGCGCGACTCTGACATGCGCCTCTATCCGATGGTGAGGATGCGGCGCGGGTTGTCGATCGTCATCTGCGCGATCTCCCCCTCCCCAACCGCCGCGGTGCGCAGGCTGGGCAGGAAGTGCTGCTGCAAGTAGGCGTAGCCGAAGCCCCCGTTGGCGCGCAGCTGGCTGTTGTGTGCCACGTCCTGGCTCAGCAGCAGCTGCGAGCCGAAGTCGCGCTCCAGCAGCTCGACGATCAGCTCGATCAGGTGCGGCTCCGCGGCCTCTTCGGTGCCAAATCGCTGTCCGATGAAGTCGAACTCCAGGTTGGCGCCGCGATCCAGGATGGCCAGGTAGTGGTCGAGCACCGGGTACGAATCGGCATGACCGATCACGACCCGCCTCGGGTCGACGCCCTCCTCCTCGAAGATGCGCAGCTGGTCGAGGCCGACAGGCGACTGGATGCCGTGGGTGCTGATCGCCATGCCGGTGGCGATCGCCGCCCGGGCCGCCGCTCGGTGGACCCGCTCCTCGAGGGCGCTTACCCACACTTTGTCGACGCCGATCTCGCCGATGATGCCGGGGTGGACGCCGGTTCCACGGACCCCGTCCCGGAACTCGGCGACCAGCTCGGCCGCAAGGTCGTCGACCGTGCGGCGGTCGATGCGCGCTTCCGCGGGGTAGTGGGCGCCGCGGTACCAACCGCAGCCCATCACCAGCTGCACGCCGGTGCGGGTGGCGAGCCGGCGCAGCCGCTCCGGGTCGCGGCCCACCCCGTCCAGGGTCAGATCGACGAGCGTCGATCCGCCGCGACGACGGAAGTCAGCCAGCTCCTCGACCAGGGTCTGCTCGTCGGGTGTCAGCTCCCAGTAGTCAAATCGGGCCTCGATGTGCCACAGGTAGATGCCGGTGTGCTCGTGAGGGAGGGTGAAGCCCACTCGGTCGGGTGGAATCGGGCCGCTGACGGTCATCACGCGTGGGGCCATGGCTGCCTCCTGGTCGCGTGTGCCGGTGCGGCGTTTGCTGGGCCGCCGGCACATCGGGTTGCATGGAGCGTCAGTGTGCCACCCGGCCGCGCAATTGGTCGCCATCGGCCGCGTCTTTCGCTAGCCTGTGGGGCGCATGCCTGCCACACCCGATGGAACCAACGCCGCGGATAACGTGTGGACCGCGGCGCAGCGCGACCTCGATTTGGCGGCCGAGCGGCTCAACCTGGACGCCGGCATGCACAAGGTCCTGCGCATCCCGAAGCGCGAGCTGGAGGTTCACTTCCCGGTCACCCTCGACGATGGGTCGGTGCAGGCCTTCACCGGCTACCGGGTGCACCACAACCTGAACCGCGGCCCTGCCACCGGCGGCGTGCGCTACACGCAGGACCTGACCCTGGACCTGGTGCGCGCCAACGCGATGCTCAACACCTGGAAGGCGGCGCTGCTGGAGGTGCCGTGGGGCGGCGCCATGGGCGGCGTGGTGGTCAATCCGCGCCGCCTGTCGGTCAACGAGCGCCAGGGGCTGACCCGCAGGTACGCGACCGAGATCAGCCTGCTGATCGGCCCTGAGCGGGATATCCCGACCCCCGACGTGAACACCGGCTCCCAGACGATGGCGTGGATCATGGACACGTACAGCATGCATCAGGGCCACACCATCCCAGCGATTGTGACGGGGAAGCCGATGGCCATCGGCGGCACGCGGGGCCGGCGCGAGTCGACCAGCCGCGGGGCGTTCCATTGCATCCTCGCCGCCTCCCGGGCGCGGGGCCTGGCCCTCGGCGAGGCACGCGTCGCGATCCAGGGCTTCGGCCGGGTGGGCACCACCCTGGCCGAGATGCTCTCCGGCGCGGGCGCCCGGGTCGTGGCCATCGCCGATGACCGGGCCGCGGTCGCCAATCCGTCGGGGATCGACGTGCCGGCGGCGGTCGACTGGATGCACCGCCACGACTCGATCACCGACTGCCCGGGCACGGAGCCGATCGACCGGGCCGACCTCTTCGGCGTCGACTGCGACGTCCTGGTCTCGGCGGGGCTCCAGAACCAGGTCACCGCCGAGGCGGCCGACGCGCTGCGTGCCGGCATCCTGGCCGAGGCCGCGAACTCGCCAACGACCCCAGAGGCGGATGCCATCCTGCGCGACCGGGGCGTCCTGGTCGTGCCGGACATCCTGTGCAGCGCAGGTGGACTGCTGCTCGGCTACTTCGAGTGGGTGCAGGACACCCAGGCGTTCTTCTGGGCGGACCGTGAGATCGCCGCCGAGCTGGAACGCATCATGGAGGCCGCCTTTGCCGGGGTGCTTGCGACCGCCGAGCGCGAGCGGGTCGACCTGCGCGGCGCGGCCATGATGGTGGCCGTGGGCCGCGTGGCTGAGGCGACCGCCCTGCGCGGCCTGTATCCCTGATCGGCCGAGCGCCGAGCTCACCGGTTGCGACGGCTCCGGTCCAGCCGCCAATATGGCGCGCGTGAGCCAGCCAGAGCAGGGGCGCGAGCGAAAGCGGCGCTTCATCACCCAGTCCGGTGTCGAGATCAACCGCCTCTATACCCCGGCCGATCTCGCCGACCCGGCCAACGACCCGGACCACGATCGACCGCGCTACCGCTTCAGCCCGCCTGCCGGCGAGCCTGATGGCTGGAACGAGGCGGACGACGTCGGCCTCCCCGGCCAGCCGCCCTTCACAAGGGGGATCCACCCCACCGGCCACCGCGGCCGCCT from Chloroflexota bacterium harbors:
- a CDS encoding Glu/Leu/Phe/Val dehydrogenase → MPATPDGTNAADNVWTAAQRDLDLAAERLNLDAGMHKVLRIPKRELEVHFPVTLDDGSVQAFTGYRVHHNLNRGPATGGVRYTQDLTLDLVRANAMLNTWKAALLEVPWGGAMGGVVVNPRRLSVNERQGLTRRYATEISLLIGPERDIPTPDVNTGSQTMAWIMDTYSMHQGHTIPAIVTGKPMAIGGTRGRRESTSRGAFHCILAASRARGLALGEARVAIQGFGRVGTTLAEMLSGAGARVVAIADDRAAVANPSGIDVPAAVDWMHRHDSITDCPGTEPIDRADLFGVDCDVLVSAGLQNQVTAEAADALRAGILAEAANSPTTPEADAILRDRGVLVVPDILCSAGGLLLGYFEWVQDTQAFFWADREIAAELERIMEAAFAGVLATAERERVDLRGAAMMVAVGRVAEATALRGLYP
- a CDS encoding phosphotriesterase-related protein (phosphotriesterase homology protein; PhP; YhfV; member of a family of proteins related to phosphotriesterase (PTE)) codes for the protein MAPRVMTVSGPIPPDRVGFTLPHEHTGIYLWHIEARFDYWELTPDEQTLVEELADFRRRGGSTLVDLTLDGVGRDPERLRRLATRTGVQLVMGCGWYRGAHYPAEARIDRRTVDDLAAELVAEFRDGVRGTGVHPGIIGEIGVDKVWVSALEERVHRAAARAAIATGMAISTHGIQSPVGLDQLRIFEEEGVDPRRVVIGHADSYPVLDHYLAILDRGANLEFDFIGQRFGTEEAAEPHLIELIVELLERDFGSQLLLSQDVAHNSQLRANGGFGYAYLQQHFLPSLRTAAVGEGEIAQMTIDNPRRILTIG